In one window of Bacteroidota bacterium DNA:
- the pdhA gene encoding pyruvate dehydrogenase (acetyl-transferring) E1 component subunit alpha, producing the protein MFKEYKPIDDKLFSIIDDDGIVKNKKWMPALSDEHLQKAYKDMLFARVADLQIVNYQRQGRIYTYPPNYGQEAISGAAGSIMRDNDWLVPAFREMGAYLAKGATLKELFLYFMGYEDGSMFKNANNFLPMAVPIASQLLHATGIAYEVKLKKKDQIVYTFVGDGGTSEGDFHEAVNFAGSWNVPVIFIVQNNQYGISTPFSVQTASKNIAVKSVAYGIEGIKVDGNDYFAMYAAFENAVNHIKSGLGPVLIEAVTYRKGAHTTSDDPTKYRTKEEEQSWDKKDPLKRLKAFLISKELWSEKEEEKLIVDFKKEVDRQFVEAENYPAYPLDDVFQFMYSEMPEDLKKQKIEHEKFLKWKEVQK; encoded by the coding sequence ATGTTTAAAGAATATAAACCAATAGATGACAAATTGTTCAGCATAATTGATGATGATGGTATTGTGAAAAACAAAAAATGGATGCCGGCTTTGTCAGATGAACATTTACAAAAAGCCTATAAAGACATGCTTTTTGCACGGGTTGCCGATTTGCAGATTGTAAACTATCAGCGACAGGGCAGGATATATACTTATCCTCCAAATTATGGACAAGAAGCAATTTCAGGAGCTGCAGGCTCAATCATGAGAGACAATGATTGGTTGGTACCGGCATTTCGCGAAATGGGTGCATACCTTGCAAAAGGAGCTACATTAAAAGAACTTTTCCTCTATTTCATGGGATATGAGGATGGCTCAATGTTTAAAAATGCAAATAACTTCCTTCCAATGGCAGTGCCAATTGCTTCTCAGTTGTTGCATGCCACCGGTATTGCCTACGAAGTGAAACTCAAGAAAAAAGATCAGATTGTTTACACTTTTGTTGGAGATGGCGGTACTTCAGAAGGCGATTTTCATGAAGCTGTGAATTTTGCAGGTAGCTGGAATGTGCCGGTAATTTTTATTGTGCAAAACAATCAATACGGAATTTCAACCCCATTTTCTGTGCAAACAGCCTCAAAAAATATTGCTGTAAAATCTGTAGCTTATGGAATTGAGGGAATTAAAGTTGATGGGAACGATTATTTTGCAATGTATGCAGCTTTTGAAAATGCTGTAAATCACATCAAATCAGGTTTAGGACCTGTGTTGATAGAGGCGGTTACTTACCGAAAAGGTGCTCATACAACTTCAGATGATCCAACAAAATACCGAACTAAAGAAGAAGAGCAAAGCTGGGACAAAAAAGACCCATTGAAAAGACTAAAAGCATTTCTCATTTCTAAAGAGTTGTGGTCGGAAAAAGAAGAGGAAAAATTGATAGTTGATTTTAAAAAAGAAGTTGACCGTCAGTTTGTTGAGGCAGAAAACTATCCGGCATATCCATTGGATGATGTTTTTCAATTCATGTATAGTGAAATGCCCGAGGATTTAAAAAAGCAGAAAATTGAACACGAAAAATTTCTAAAATGGAAGGAGGTACAGAAATGA